One segment of Nostoc flagelliforme CCNUN1 DNA contains the following:
- the deoC gene encoding deoxyribose-phosphate aldolase translates to MAADYPNIDIAPFIDHALLTPTATPEQVEQWCEEAYRFNFAAVCLYPAYVKQAVELLHGKNPKVCTVIGFPAGATTSAVKLYEAQEAADNGATELDVVMNLGWLKAGKTEEVHREIAEICEETGQTVKVILETNLLTDAEKKIAAEIAMEAGAAFLKTSTGWNGGATVADVRLLQEFAKEKVGIKASGGIRTINQALDLIVAGATRLGTSRGIDLIRQRDNLGKGE, encoded by the coding sequence ATGGCAGCAGACTATCCAAACATTGATATTGCGCCATTTATCGATCACGCCCTCTTAACGCCAACTGCTACTCCTGAGCAGGTTGAGCAGTGGTGTGAAGAAGCATACAGATTCAATTTTGCGGCGGTTTGCTTGTACCCTGCCTATGTCAAACAAGCAGTCGAACTCCTACATGGTAAAAATCCAAAAGTCTGTACAGTGATTGGCTTTCCTGCTGGTGCGACGACTTCAGCAGTGAAACTGTATGAGGCTCAAGAAGCGGCGGATAATGGGGCCACTGAGTTGGATGTGGTAATGAACTTGGGCTGGTTGAAAGCTGGTAAAACTGAAGAAGTCCACCGGGAAATTGCCGAAATTTGTGAAGAGACTGGGCAAACTGTCAAGGTAATTTTGGAAACCAACCTGTTGACAGATGCGGAAAAAAAAATAGCTGCTGAAATAGCTATGGAAGCGGGAGCGGCATTCTTAAAAACTAGTACAGGTTGGAATGGTGGTGCAACAGTGGCAGATGTACGACTTTTGCAGGAATTTGCAAAAGAAAAGGTAGGAATTAAAGCCTCAGGTGGTATCCGCACTATCAATCAAGCTCTAGACTTAATCGTAGCGGGTGCTACTAGATTAGGCACATCTCGCGGTATCGATTTGATCCGCCAGCGCGATAACCTGGGAAAGGGTGAATAG
- a CDS encoding HAMP domain-containing protein — MSLSIAIATLLAIYTSPAIARPIQAVTHVAQQVTEESNFDLQAPVTTNDEVGILATSLNRLILEVQQLITVQNDANEQLEVYSQVLEEKVRERTRELNQKNLSLKMALDELRCTQAQLG, encoded by the coding sequence TTGTCACTATCGATCGCGATCGCCACATTATTAGCAATTTACACTAGTCCGGCCATTGCCCGTCCTATTCAAGCAGTCACCCATGTTGCCCAACAGGTTACAGAGGAATCTAATTTCGATTTACAAGCACCCGTAACAACTAATGATGAAGTTGGTATCTTGGCTACTTCCCTGAATCGTTTAATTTTGGAAGTTCAGCAACTGATCACAGTCCAAAATGATGCTAACGAACAGCTAGAAGTATACAGCCAGGTACTAGAAGAGAAAGTACGCGAACGAACACGGGAGTTAAATCAGAAGAATCTCAGCTTAAAGATGGCATTAGATGAATTGCGGTGT
- a CDS encoding DNA cytosine methyltransferase yields MSDRPCIFSFFAGSGFLDLGFETNGFKVVYVNEIFPPFMTAYRYSRQVLNLPSPEYGYHDGEVADVTQLLEGLLTQHLRELVQDCRKSNNIVGFIGGPPCPDFSIGGKNRGGLGDNGKLSASYVELICCNLPDFFLFENVKGLWRTKKHRLFFESLKQQLVEAGYILTERLINAIEFGVPQDRERIILIGFRNSFIKDIGKKVGSEKFLPEESFPWKNHILYPQTKVFAYPWRKSEPFQENSIMPCPDGIPQQLTVEYWFRKNNVLKHPNAENCFQPRAGITRFATIDEGDDSKKSFKRLHRWRYSPTACYGNNEVHLHPYKIRRISVAEALAIQSLPATFVLPENMSLTNMFKTLGNGVPYLASKALAKTILDFLGTDVKNAVDIYKLTTA; encoded by the coding sequence ATGAGCGATCGCCCTTGTATTTTCTCCTTTTTTGCTGGTTCAGGTTTTTTAGATTTAGGTTTTGAAACCAACGGTTTTAAGGTTGTTTACGTCAATGAAATCTTTCCCCCATTCATGACTGCATACCGCTATTCACGACAGGTTCTCAATCTACCGTCACCAGAATACGGGTATCATGATGGAGAGGTAGCAGATGTAACCCAACTTCTCGAAGGGTTACTAACACAACATCTCCGGGAGCTAGTACAAGACTGCCGTAAATCTAATAATATTGTCGGCTTCATTGGCGGGCCTCCCTGCCCTGATTTTTCTATTGGCGGAAAAAATAGAGGAGGTTTAGGAGATAATGGCAAGCTTTCTGCTTCTTACGTTGAATTAATTTGCTGCAATCTTCCAGATTTCTTTTTATTTGAGAACGTTAAGGGATTGTGGAGAACAAAAAAACACCGTTTATTTTTTGAATCGCTCAAGCAACAATTAGTGGAAGCAGGCTATATATTAACAGAGCGATTAATTAATGCTATCGAATTTGGTGTACCCCAAGATAGAGAAAGAATTATTCTCATTGGTTTCCGAAATAGTTTTATTAAGGATATAGGAAAAAAAGTCGGTAGTGAAAAGTTCCTACCTGAAGAGTCTTTCCCTTGGAAAAATCATATTTTATATCCTCAAACAAAGGTTTTTGCTTATCCTTGGCGTAAGTCCGAACCATTCCAAGAAAATTCCATAATGCCTTGTCCTGATGGCATACCTCAACAATTAACAGTTGAATACTGGTTTAGAAAAAATAATGTGCTGAAGCATCCCAATGCTGAAAACTGTTTTCAACCAAGGGCAGGGATCACACGATTTGCTACTATTGATGAAGGAGATGATTCTAAAAAGTCTTTTAAGCGTCTTCATCGATGGCGTTACTCTCCGACAGCTTGCTATGGAAATAATGAAGTACATTTGCATCCCTATAAAATCCGGCGAATATCTGTTGCTGAAGCTTTAGCCATACAATCTTTGCCTGCAACTTTTGTGCTTCCAGAGAATATGTCGCTCACGAATATGTTTAAAACTCTTGGTAATGGCGTACCATATTTGGCATCGAAGGCGTTAGCTAAAACTATTTTAGACTTCTTAGGAACTGACGTGAAAAATGCTGTTGATATTTATAAGCTTACGACTGCCTAA
- a CDS encoding glycosyltransferase family 4 protein has translation MRILIYSYNYYPEPIGIAPLMTELAEGLVKRGHQVRVVTAMPNYPERQIYQEYRGKWYLNEYKNGVQIQRSYVWIRPQPNLLDRVLLDASFVVTSFVPALIGWRPDVILSTSPSLPSCVPVALLGWLRACPVILNLQDILPEAAVHVGLLKNKLLIKLFTVLEKFAYHTASKISVIADGFVDNLRSKGVEADKIVQIPNWVDVNFIRPLPKENNPFRAAHNLNGKFVVLYSGNIALTQGLESVVKAASVLRHIPDIVFVIVGEANGLQRLQQECLDCGANNVLLLPFQTRKYLPQMLAAADVGLVVQKKNVVSFNMPSKIQVLLASGRALVASVPDNGTAAKAIRQSGGGVIVPPEDPQALAMAILDLYQNPEKVRTLGYKSRKYAVEHYAFEQTLNQYESLCYSLTAERGAIQSTRVTKQEV, from the coding sequence ATGCGAATTTTAATTTACTCCTACAACTACTATCCAGAGCCAATTGGTATTGCCCCACTGATGACTGAATTAGCAGAGGGACTAGTGAAGCGTGGGCATCAAGTGCGCGTAGTCACCGCTATGCCCAACTACCCTGAGCGTCAAATTTACCAAGAATATCGGGGCAAGTGGTATCTCAACGAATACAAAAATGGCGTTCAAATTCAACGCAGTTACGTTTGGATTCGTCCCCAACCCAATCTATTAGATCGGGTGTTACTAGATGCTAGTTTCGTTGTCACTAGTTTTGTGCCCGCCCTCATCGGTTGGCGTCCAGATGTTATCCTCTCAACATCGCCATCCTTGCCAAGCTGTGTACCAGTTGCTCTTTTAGGATGGTTACGTGCTTGCCCTGTGATCTTAAATCTACAAGATATATTACCAGAAGCGGCCGTCCACGTCGGTCTACTGAAAAATAAATTGCTTATAAAGTTATTTACAGTATTGGAAAAATTTGCTTACCACACTGCTAGTAAAATTAGCGTCATCGCCGATGGGTTTGTGGACAATTTGCGATCTAAGGGCGTAGAAGCTGACAAAATTGTGCAAATTCCCAACTGGGTTGATGTAAATTTTATCCGCCCTTTGCCTAAAGAAAATAACCCTTTCCGCGCCGCACATAACCTGAATGGCAAATTTGTAGTACTTTATTCTGGCAACATTGCCCTAACCCAAGGCTTAGAAAGCGTTGTCAAAGCTGCTTCTGTGTTGCGCCATATCCCAGATATTGTTTTTGTCATCGTTGGAGAGGCAAACGGTTTACAGCGATTGCAACAAGAATGTTTAGACTGCGGCGCAAATAATGTTTTGCTACTGCCATTTCAAACCCGCAAATATTTGCCACAAATGTTAGCAGCTGCTGATGTTGGTTTAGTGGTGCAAAAGAAAAATGTTGTATCCTTCAATATGCCGTCAAAAATTCAAGTGCTACTTGCCAGTGGACGAGCTTTGGTTGCTTCTGTCCCCGATAATGGTACGGCAGCAAAAGCTATCAGGCAAAGTGGCGGCGGAGTTATCGTTCCTCCAGAAGATCCTCAAGCTTTAGCAATGGCAATTTTAGATTTGTACCAAAACCCTGAAAAAGTCAGAACTCTAGGTTATAAAAGTCGCAAATATGCGGTTGAACACTATGCTTTTGAACAAACTTTAAATCAATATGAGTCGTTGTGTTACTCATTGACGGCAGAACGTGGGGCAATTCAGTCCACAAGAGTTACCAAACAAGAAGTTTAA